In Nakamurella flava, a single genomic region encodes these proteins:
- a CDS encoding M13 family metallopeptidase: MTAPAEPNETLATIDPQGRAVAAQTALDPTAFVLDASTRAQDDLFRHVNGAWLATAEIPPDRPSDGSFYRLRDAAEADSRAIIEEAAADTGAAPGSPEHLIGALYRSFTDTAEVARRGLTPIVEVLSVVDAVDTPRSFLGAVGELRRSGVPGLFGIDIDSDPADPDQYAVGLWQGGIGLPDRSYYLDETHASVLTAYRRLVPEMFALAGLPDAQDRAARVIELETQIAQGQWDRVRSRDDSQTYNPTERSALDAILPADLWDAWLAGLQAPSGLLDHVIVRQPDHLRNVAGLLTAERIPVWRDWLRWNVLRALAPYGPDALVERNFDFYGRTLSGIPQLRERWKRGVQFVEGAAGEAVGRLYVQRHYPPAAKARMDELVENLIEAYRRDIEALSWMGPQTREQALAKLASFTPKIGYPERWRDYSALRVEPDDLIGNVRRATAFDLDRQFAKLAGPVDRTEWFMSPQTVNAYYNPGMNEIVFPAAILQPPFFDMEGQDPENYGAIGAVIGHEIGHGFDDQGSKFDGRGALKDWWTAEDRAAFERLTTRLIAQYDALEPRQTPGHHVNGALTVGENIGDLGGLGVAYQAWLISREKAGLGTPERAESQRFFLAWARAWEYKARDAEVLRLLAIDPHSPAEFRCNQVVRNLDPFQEAFDVQPGDGLWLDPQERVRIW, translated from the coding sequence ATGACCGCGCCAGCCGAGCCGAACGAGACGCTCGCGACCATCGATCCGCAGGGGCGGGCGGTCGCCGCGCAGACCGCCCTGGATCCGACGGCGTTCGTCCTGGACGCTTCGACCCGGGCCCAGGACGACCTGTTCCGGCACGTGAACGGGGCCTGGCTGGCCACCGCCGAGATCCCGCCCGATCGCCCGTCGGACGGTTCGTTCTACCGGCTGCGGGACGCGGCCGAGGCCGACAGCCGCGCGATCATCGAGGAGGCCGCCGCCGACACGGGCGCCGCCCCGGGTTCCCCCGAGCACCTCATCGGCGCCCTGTACCGCAGCTTCACCGACACCGCCGAGGTGGCTCGGCGGGGCCTGACCCCGATCGTCGAGGTGCTGTCGGTGGTGGACGCCGTGGACACCCCGCGCTCGTTCCTGGGCGCGGTTGGTGAATTGCGCCGCAGCGGCGTCCCCGGTCTGTTCGGCATCGACATCGACAGTGACCCGGCCGATCCCGACCAGTACGCCGTCGGGCTGTGGCAGGGCGGGATCGGCCTGCCGGACCGTTCCTACTACCTGGACGAGACGCACGCGTCGGTGCTGACGGCCTACCGGCGGCTGGTGCCGGAGATGTTCGCCCTGGCCGGCCTGCCCGACGCGCAGGACCGCGCCGCCCGGGTGATCGAGCTGGAGACGCAGATCGCGCAGGGCCAGTGGGACCGGGTCCGCTCCCGCGACGACTCCCAGACCTACAACCCGACCGAGCGGTCCGCGCTCGACGCGATCCTGCCGGCCGATCTGTGGGATGCGTGGCTGGCCGGCCTGCAGGCGCCGTCCGGGCTGCTCGACCACGTCATCGTCCGGCAGCCCGACCATCTGCGGAACGTCGCCGGGCTGCTGACGGCCGAGCGGATCCCCGTCTGGCGGGACTGGCTGCGCTGGAACGTGCTGCGCGCGCTCGCCCCGTACGGGCCGGACGCCCTGGTGGAGCGCAACTTCGACTTCTACGGGCGCACCCTGTCCGGGATCCCGCAGCTCCGGGAGCGCTGGAAGCGGGGCGTGCAGTTCGTGGAGGGGGCGGCCGGCGAGGCCGTCGGCCGGCTCTACGTCCAGCGGCACTACCCGCCGGCGGCGAAGGCCCGGATGGACGAGCTGGTCGAGAACCTCATCGAGGCGTACCGGCGGGACATCGAGGCGCTGTCCTGGATGGGCCCGCAGACCCGGGAGCAGGCCCTGGCCAAGCTCGCCTCGTTCACCCCCAAGATCGGCTACCCGGAGCGCTGGCGGGACTACTCGGCCCTGCGCGTCGAGCCGGACGACCTGATCGGCAACGTCCGGCGGGCCACCGCGTTCGACCTGGACCGGCAGTTCGCCAAGCTCGCCGGCCCGGTGGACCGCACCGAGTGGTTCATGTCCCCGCAGACGGTCAACGCCTACTACAACCCGGGTATGAACGAGATCGTCTTCCCCGCCGCCATTCTCCAGCCGCCGTTCTTCGACATGGAGGGTCAGGACCCGGAGAACTACGGCGCCATCGGAGCCGTCATCGGCCACGAGATCGGGCACGGCTTCGACGACCAGGGTTCCAAGTTCGACGGCCGCGGTGCGCTCAAGGACTGGTGGACCGCCGAGGACCGGGCCGCGTTCGAGCGGCTCACCACCCGGTTGATCGCCCAGTACGACGCGCTCGAACCGCGGCAGACCCCCGGACATCACGTCAACGGTGCGCTGACGGTGGGCGAGAACATCGGTGACCTGGGCGGTCTCGGTGTCGCCTACCAGGCCTGGCTGATCTCCCGGGAGAAGGCTGGTCTCGGCACCCCGGAGCGGGCCGAGTCGCAGCGGTTCTTCCTGGCCTGGGCCCGGGCCTGGGAGTACAAGGCCCGGGACGCCGAGGTGCTGCGCCTGCTGGCCATCGACCCGCACTCGCCGGCCGAGTTCCGGTGCAACCAGGTCGTCCGCAACCTCGACCCGTTCCAGGAGGCGTTCGACGTGCAGCCGGGCGACGGGCTGTGGCTCGACCCGCAGGAGCGCGTCCGCATCTGGTGA
- a CDS encoding MBL fold metallo-hydrolase produces MPSTPRALSTVVSTVTKVSAATAALAALTSLGRATRGLPEAMGADADALAAAGRRSPHFADGVFHNTLPSSVVDAKGGLALVPEAIKARGRGRPDGRVPLVTTRPPAQAADCAITWLGHATTLLEIDGAFVLADPVWGNRVSPSPTVGPLRLHPMPVVVEDLPRLTAIVISHDHYDHLDLPTVRALLRWQTAPFLVPVGIGAHLRHWGVPEDRIVELDWEESHHVGDLTLTCTESRHFSGRGLTRNTTLWCSWAIAGPRHRMFFGGDTGYTPAFTGIGERHGPFDVTVLPIGAYGDQWPDIHLNPEEAAQANRDLGGGLFVPIHWASFNLAFHGWAEPVERLLTAGPDLDIVVPRPGQRIEPGGDVPHPADDPWWRTLPPAPIR; encoded by the coding sequence GTGCCCTCGACGCCCCGCGCCCTGTCCACCGTGGTCTCCACCGTCACGAAGGTCTCCGCCGCCACCGCGGCGCTGGCCGCTCTGACCTCGCTCGGCCGGGCCACCCGCGGCCTGCCCGAGGCGATGGGGGCGGACGCCGACGCGCTCGCCGCCGCGGGCCGCCGCTCCCCGCACTTCGCCGACGGCGTCTTCCACAACACCCTGCCGAGCAGCGTCGTCGACGCCAAGGGCGGCCTGGCTCTGGTGCCCGAGGCCATCAAGGCCCGCGGGCGGGGCCGCCCCGACGGCCGCGTGCCCCTGGTGACCACCCGGCCCCCGGCGCAGGCCGCGGACTGCGCCATCACCTGGCTCGGGCACGCCACCACGCTGCTGGAGATCGACGGGGCGTTCGTGCTCGCCGACCCCGTGTGGGGCAACCGGGTCTCCCCGTCGCCGACCGTGGGCCCGCTCCGACTGCACCCGATGCCCGTCGTCGTCGAGGACCTCCCCCGGCTGACCGCGATCGTCATCTCGCACGACCACTACGACCACCTCGACCTGCCCACAGTGCGGGCACTCCTGCGCTGGCAGACCGCGCCGTTCCTCGTGCCGGTGGGCATCGGCGCCCACCTGCGGCACTGGGGCGTGCCCGAGGACCGGATCGTCGAACTGGACTGGGAGGAGTCGCACCACGTTGGCGACCTCACCCTGACGTGCACCGAGTCCCGGCACTTCTCGGGTCGCGGGCTGACCCGCAACACCACCCTGTGGTGTTCGTGGGCCATCGCCGGCCCCCGGCACCGCATGTTCTTCGGCGGCGACACCGGGTACACGCCGGCGTTCACCGGGATCGGGGAACGGCACGGCCCGTTCGACGTCACCGTGCTGCCCATCGGTGCCTACGGCGACCAGTGGCCGGACATCCACCTCAACCCGGAGGAGGCGGCCCAGGCCAACCGCGACCTCGGCGGCGGCCTGTTCGTGCCCATCCACTGGGCCAGCTTCAACCTCGCGTTCCACGGCTGGGCCGAACCCGTCGAACGGCTGCTGACCGCCGGCCCGGACCTCGACATCGTCGTCCCCCGTCCCGGTCAGCGGATCGAGCCGGGCGGGGACGTGCCCCACCCGGCCGACGATCCCTGGTGGCGGACGCTGCCGCCGGCTCCGATCCGCTGA
- a CDS encoding MGH1-like glycoside hydrolase domain-containing protein has product MTAEHARLAEAKGADGPWRLWGPYLAGRQWGTVREDYSANGDAWASFPFDHAVARAYRWGEDGLGGVSDRYGFLNFAVALWNGKDPILKERLFGLTNGEGNHGEDAKEYWWALDGTPSHAWMQWMYRYPQAEFPYDKLRSENAKRGRDEREYELGDTGVLDENRFFDVTVTYAKAAPDDLCIVISVANRGPDAADIHVLPQLWLRNTWSWGRDRRRSTIHQMLPPTLTVGGVEAMECSHGLLGTYYLAAEGVPDALMCDNETNAVALFGAPRNRSAYPKDAINRRVVDGDVKACNPAQAGTKGAFWYRLSVPAGETVEVRLRLSPEPPHTSTFGPGFAQVLADRKQEADEFYDTVIHAGLSAADRHVARRAYAGLLWGKQLYRYNVEEWLEGDPTETPAPDTRKGPGGRNVHWPQLALADVISMPDEWEYPWFAAWDLAFHAIPLAHVDPEFAKEQLLLMCREWAMHPNGQLPAYEWEFGDVNPPVHAWAAWHVYRIDGYRDREFLIKVFTKLLLNFSWWINRKDADGSNIFEGGFLGMDNIGLFNRSAKLPPGFRLEQSDATSWMAFYCQQMFKIALELSRGNRVWDEMATKFLEHFLSIAKAMNTFGSHNLSLWHEDDGFFYDVLVNPDGTAQHMRVRSMVGLLPILGATEVPTWIAEDCPDVTSRLRWLQRRRPGLVGPLLTRSRPGERKMLLSLLDPERLRRILERLFDTDEFLSPFGVRSLSAACRETVRAEIGGQHSSIEYEPGESRTGMFGGNSNWRGPVWFPVNVLLADKLRTYGRHFGDSFTIEIPTGSGNVKTLVDAADIIDGGLTALFRPVDGRRPSDGERIEATDDPLWAEHPTFSEYFDGDTGEGLGATHQTGWTALVAHLLNPRLPPGPGHAAG; this is encoded by the coding sequence CTGACCGCGGAGCACGCGCGCCTGGCCGAGGCGAAGGGCGCCGACGGGCCCTGGCGGCTGTGGGGTCCGTACCTGGCCGGCCGGCAGTGGGGGACGGTCCGCGAGGACTACTCGGCGAACGGCGATGCGTGGGCGTCGTTCCCGTTCGACCACGCGGTCGCCCGCGCCTACCGCTGGGGGGAGGACGGCCTCGGGGGCGTCAGCGACCGGTACGGGTTCCTGAACTTCGCGGTCGCGCTGTGGAACGGGAAGGACCCGATCCTCAAGGAGCGGCTGTTCGGTCTGACCAACGGCGAGGGCAACCACGGCGAGGACGCCAAGGAGTACTGGTGGGCCCTGGACGGGACGCCGTCACATGCGTGGATGCAGTGGATGTACCGCTACCCGCAGGCCGAGTTCCCGTACGACAAGCTGCGTTCGGAGAACGCGAAGCGGGGCCGTGACGAGCGGGAGTACGAGCTGGGTGACACCGGCGTGCTGGACGAGAATCGGTTCTTCGACGTCACCGTCACCTACGCCAAGGCCGCCCCGGACGACCTGTGCATCGTCATCTCGGTCGCCAACCGGGGTCCGGACGCGGCGGACATCCATGTGCTGCCGCAGCTGTGGTTGCGCAACACCTGGTCGTGGGGTCGGGATCGCCGGCGCAGCACCATCCATCAGATGCTCCCGCCGACCCTGACGGTCGGTGGTGTCGAGGCGATGGAGTGCTCGCACGGCCTGCTCGGCACCTACTACCTGGCCGCCGAAGGTGTCCCGGACGCGTTGATGTGCGACAACGAGACCAACGCGGTGGCCCTGTTCGGGGCGCCGCGGAACCGTTCGGCCTACCCGAAGGACGCGATCAACCGGCGGGTGGTCGACGGTGACGTCAAGGCCTGCAATCCCGCGCAGGCCGGGACCAAAGGCGCTTTCTGGTACCGCCTGTCGGTGCCCGCGGGGGAGACCGTCGAGGTGCGCCTGCGGCTGTCCCCGGAACCGCCGCACACCAGCACTTTCGGACCCGGGTTCGCGCAGGTGCTGGCCGACCGCAAGCAGGAGGCCGACGAGTTCTACGACACCGTCATCCACGCCGGCCTGTCGGCGGCGGACCGGCACGTCGCCCGCCGCGCCTACGCGGGTCTGCTGTGGGGCAAGCAGCTCTACCGCTACAACGTCGAGGAATGGTTGGAGGGCGACCCGACCGAGACCCCGGCGCCGGACACCCGTAAGGGGCCCGGCGGGCGGAACGTGCACTGGCCGCAGCTGGCGTTGGCCGACGTCATCTCGATGCCCGACGAGTGGGAGTACCCCTGGTTCGCGGCCTGGGACCTGGCTTTTCACGCGATCCCGCTGGCCCACGTCGACCCGGAGTTCGCCAAGGAGCAGCTGCTGCTGATGTGCCGGGAGTGGGCGATGCACCCCAACGGTCAGCTGCCGGCCTACGAGTGGGAGTTCGGCGACGTCAACCCGCCGGTGCACGCCTGGGCGGCCTGGCACGTCTACCGGATCGACGGCTACCGCGACCGTGAGTTCCTCATCAAGGTCTTCACCAAGCTGCTGCTGAACTTCTCGTGGTGGATCAACCGCAAGGACGCCGACGGCTCGAACATCTTCGAGGGCGGCTTCCTGGGGATGGACAACATCGGCCTGTTCAACCGATCGGCCAAGCTGCCACCGGGTTTTCGGCTGGAACAGTCGGACGCCACCAGCTGGATGGCGTTCTACTGCCAGCAGATGTTCAAGATCGCCCTGGAACTCTCCCGCGGGAACCGGGTCTGGGACGAGATGGCCACGAAGTTCCTCGAGCACTTCCTGTCCATCGCCAAGGCCATGAACACGTTCGGCTCCCACAACCTCTCGTTGTGGCACGAGGACGACGGTTTCTTCTACGACGTGCTGGTCAACCCGGACGGCACCGCGCAGCACATGCGGGTGCGCTCCATGGTGGGGCTGCTGCCGATCCTCGGGGCCACCGAGGTGCCGACGTGGATCGCCGAGGACTGCCCGGACGTGACGTCCCGGCTGCGGTGGCTGCAGCGTCGGCGGCCCGGTCTGGTCGGCCCGCTGCTCACCCGGTCCCGGCCGGGTGAGCGCAAGATGCTGCTGTCGCTGCTCGATCCGGAACGGCTGCGGCGGATTCTGGAGCGGTTGTTCGACACCGACGAGTTCCTGTCGCCGTTCGGTGTCCGGTCGCTGTCGGCGGCGTGCCGGGAGACGGTGCGGGCGGAGATCGGCGGGCAGCACTCCTCGATCGAGTACGAGCCCGGGGAGTCGCGGACCGGGATGTTCGGCGGCAACTCCAACTGGCGCGGGCCGGTGTGGTTCCCGGTGAACGTGCTGCTGGCCGACAAGCTGCGCACCTACGGCCGGCACTTCGGCGACTCGTTCACCATCGAGATCCCCACCGGGTCGGGCAACGTCAAGACCCTGGTCGACGCGGCGGACATCATCGACGGTGGCCTGACGGCTCTGTTCCGACCGGTCGACGGGCGGCGGCCGTCCGACGGGGAGCGCATCGAGGCGACCGACGACCCGCTGTGGGCCGAGCACCCGACGTTCAGCGAGTACTTCGACGGCGACACCGGCGAGGGTCTGGGGGCGACGCACCAGACCGGGTGGACCGCGCTGGTCGCGCACCTGCTCAATCCGCGGTTGCCCCCCGGCCCGGGGCACGCCGCGGGCTGA
- a CDS encoding alpha/beta hydrolase family esterase gives MRGTMRRRGLRVLGDLPAAGRWEQARHSGPFGARTYDLYLPPARPRATLPLVLLLHGCQQSSVRFAQDTGFVRAADRDGFAILAPRQETRHQFQRCWHWYAQAHQRRGAGEPALLTGLVDEVRERAPEAYGVRIDHRQVYVAGLSAGAAMSLILAATYPDVFAAAGVHSGTAYRSAARGLGAVSAMGALSEPPTDLGLTEQIAPLIVVHGTGDRVVRPTNADRIVAQWLTSREHGRRTLDRIRPLAMTASPVVDGRRCQRTRWYSARGRRMLEYWRIDGLAHAWSGGVREADFIDPTGPDATELLLGFFGRHRLPLPELDQEPAWAW, from the coding sequence ATGCGGGGGACCATGCGGCGCCGGGGACTGCGGGTCCTCGGTGACCTCCCGGCGGCCGGCCGGTGGGAGCAGGCCCGGCACAGCGGGCCGTTCGGCGCCCGCACCTACGACCTTTACCTGCCCCCCGCGCGGCCCCGGGCCACCCTCCCCCTCGTGCTCCTGCTGCACGGCTGCCAACAGAGCTCCGTGCGCTTCGCCCAGGACACCGGGTTCGTCCGCGCCGCCGACCGGGACGGCTTCGCCATCCTCGCCCCGCGCCAGGAGACCCGGCATCAGTTCCAGCGGTGCTGGCACTGGTACGCGCAGGCCCACCAGCGGCGCGGAGCGGGCGAACCGGCCCTGCTGACCGGACTGGTCGACGAGGTCCGCGAACGGGCTCCCGAGGCGTACGGGGTTCGCATCGACCACCGGCAGGTCTACGTGGCCGGGCTCTCCGCCGGGGCGGCGATGTCGCTGATCCTGGCGGCCACCTACCCCGACGTCTTCGCCGCCGCCGGCGTGCACTCCGGCACGGCCTACCGGTCCGCCGCCCGCGGCCTCGGCGCGGTCTCCGCCATGGGCGCCCTGTCAGAGCCGCCCACCGACCTCGGCCTGACCGAGCAGATCGCCCCGCTCATCGTCGTCCACGGCACCGGTGACCGCGTCGTCCGCCCGACCAACGCCGACCGGATCGTCGCCCAGTGGCTGACCTCCCGGGAGCACGGGCGTCGCACCCTGGACCGCATCCGGCCACTGGCGATGACGGCGTCACCGGTCGTCGACGGGCGACGGTGCCAGCGCACCCGCTGGTACTCGGCCCGCGGCCGCCGGATGCTCGAGTACTGGCGCATCGACGGGCTCGCCCACGCCTGGTCCGGCGGCGTCCGGGAGGCCGACTTCATCGACCCGACCGGCCCGGACGCCACCGAGCTGCTGCTCGGATTCTTCGGCCGGCACCGGCTCCCGCTGCCCGAACTGGACCAGGAACCGGCCTGGGCCTGGTGA
- a CDS encoding Hsp20/alpha crystallin family protein, translating to MTMTLMRTDPFRDLDRLTQQLWGTQARPSAMPMDAWRVGDEVFLEFDLPGVDPDAVDLDVERNVLTVTARREGLDEKVQYLTAERPRGVFSRQLVLGDNLDLSAIHATYTDGVLRLTIPVAEKAKPRKIVIDRNEGSSGKAIGQRSNGARETVDA from the coding sequence ATGACCATGACCCTGATGCGGACCGACCCCTTCCGTGACCTCGACCGTCTGACCCAGCAGCTCTGGGGTACCCAGGCCCGCCCCTCGGCCATGCCGATGGACGCGTGGCGGGTGGGCGACGAGGTCTTCCTCGAATTCGACCTGCCCGGGGTCGACCCGGACGCCGTCGATCTCGATGTCGAACGCAACGTGCTGACGGTGACCGCGCGCCGGGAGGGCCTGGACGAGAAGGTCCAGTACCTGACCGCCGAACGGCCCCGCGGGGTCTTCAGCCGGCAGCTCGTCCTCGGCGACAACCTCGACCTGTCGGCGATCCACGCGACCTACACCGACGGTGTGCTGCGGTTGACCATCCCGGTCGCCGAGAAGGCCAAGCCGCGCAAGATCGTCATCGACCGCAACGAGGGGTCTTCCGGGAAGGCCATCGGCCAGCGTTCCAACGGCGCCCGGGAGACGGTCGACGCGTGA
- a CDS encoding DUF5979 domain-containing protein has product MAVLVGILVVLTAPPLASAAPVDPGPGTPAGPRSDTELVVSEIGRLTSFSGRLAPAGAIDKRGPYPPWANQAWPAKRADGGPLYAESNPRTGQTLFVYCIDLLTATSIGYGYQQGEWSQATVPNLDLVARVLQDYYPTVPSQPSGLPDYQKAAAVQAAIWYFTDGFVLEAGAALRSQVSTIVNAVIDAGPLPEPSAGLTVTPPGSSFPAGTLAGPFTVDADPGAQITVSSSNATMYSDSGGSQVVANGTVVGAGTQLWLLPDDANPGSATLDAQAAVQVPSGNVYLYDGNQPGIENAQKLILASTGTVESRASASATFQAVGALQVTKSITGSAAGSQGDITITVSCTGRAPADWIIDAGVTGTQTRLFTSIPDGSVCTVTEPVNGGTGAIGVTTALPGPVTITADQTATATVSNDYEAEVVPTTVTTTVTVPTTITVPTTTTEVVTVPTTITVPTTITATTSVPTTVTVPTTQTVPTTVTVPTTVPTTITAVTTVPTTQTETTTVPTTITAVTTVPTTQTETTTVPTTVTQTDTSTVPTTVTVPTTVTQTDTSTVPTTVTVPTTVTQTDTSTVPTTVTVPTTVTRTTTVPTTVTRTDTVSATTTATTTVTVTTGSTTSPTSSVLPTGSTLTTSSFTIPVTISSAVIYVNCAAVYAAIGRPLRIGEAGYARDLDADGDGIACEVDPTYSNIPWNGVTTTRTAYVYPTSTTSAAAVVLARTGAPVASWLIWGAGLLLVGGFLVVVVSRPNRRA; this is encoded by the coding sequence GTGGCCGTACTGGTCGGCATCCTGGTCGTCCTGACCGCCCCTCCGCTGGCCTCCGCCGCACCGGTGGACCCCGGCCCCGGGACGCCGGCCGGGCCGCGGTCCGACACCGAGCTGGTGGTCAGCGAGATCGGCCGTCTGACCAGCTTCAGCGGGCGATTGGCTCCCGCCGGAGCGATTGACAAGCGGGGTCCGTACCCGCCCTGGGCGAACCAGGCATGGCCCGCCAAGCGGGCGGACGGCGGCCCCCTCTACGCGGAGTCGAACCCGCGGACGGGCCAGACGTTGTTCGTCTACTGCATCGACCTGTTGACCGCGACGAGCATCGGCTATGGCTACCAGCAGGGCGAGTGGTCGCAGGCCACCGTGCCCAATCTCGACCTGGTCGCGCGCGTCCTGCAGGACTACTACCCCACCGTCCCGTCCCAGCCGAGCGGCCTACCCGACTACCAGAAGGCCGCCGCCGTGCAGGCCGCGATCTGGTACTTCACCGACGGGTTCGTCCTCGAGGCCGGGGCCGCCCTGCGCTCCCAGGTGTCGACGATCGTCAACGCCGTGATCGACGCCGGACCGCTGCCGGAACCGTCCGCCGGCCTGACGGTGACCCCGCCGGGTTCGAGCTTCCCGGCGGGCACCCTGGCCGGCCCGTTCACCGTCGACGCCGATCCCGGGGCACAGATCACGGTCAGTTCGTCGAACGCCACCATGTACAGCGACTCCGGCGGCTCCCAGGTCGTCGCCAATGGCACCGTCGTCGGCGCGGGAACTCAGCTGTGGCTGCTCCCCGACGACGCGAATCCCGGGTCCGCGACCCTCGACGCGCAGGCCGCCGTCCAGGTCCCCAGCGGGAACGTCTACCTGTACGACGGCAATCAGCCCGGCATCGAGAATGCGCAAAAGCTGATCCTGGCCAGTACCGGAACCGTCGAGAGCCGGGCCAGCGCATCGGCGACCTTCCAGGCGGTCGGGGCGCTCCAGGTGACCAAGTCCATCACCGGCTCCGCGGCCGGCTCGCAGGGCGACATCACCATCACGGTCTCGTGCACGGGGCGGGCCCCGGCGGACTGGATCATCGACGCCGGGGTGACGGGAACGCAGACCCGGCTCTTCACCTCGATCCCCGACGGCTCGGTGTGCACGGTGACCGAACCGGTGAACGGTGGAACTGGCGCGATCGGCGTCACGACCGCCCTGCCCGGCCCGGTCACCATCACGGCCGACCAGACCGCCACCGCAACCGTGTCGAACGACTACGAGGCGGAGGTCGTCCCGACGACGGTCACCACCACCGTCACCGTGCCGACGACCATCACGGTCCCGACCACGACGACCGAGGTCGTCACGGTGCCCACCACGATCACCGTCCCGACCACCATCACGGCGACCACCTCGGTGCCGACCACGGTCACGGTGCCGACCACGCAGACCGTACCCACCACGGTGACCGTGCCCACCACGGTGCCGACGACCATCACGGCCGTGACGACGGTCCCGACGACGCAGACCGAGACGACCACCGTGCCGACGACCATCACGGCCGTGACGACGGTCCCGACGACGCAGACCGAGACGACCACCGTGCCGACGACGGTGACTCAGACCGACACGAGCACGGTGCCGACGACGGTCACGGTGCCGACGACGGTGACTCAGACCGACACGAGCACGGTGCCGACGACGGTCACGGTGCCGACGACGGTGACTCAGACCGACACGAGCACGGTGCCGACCACCGTCACCGTGCCGACCACGGTCACCCGGACGACGACCGTGCCGACCACGGTCACTCGCACGGACACCGTGAGTGCCACGACCACCGCCACGACGACGGTCACCGTCACCACCGGTTCGACGACATCGCCCACGTCATCGGTCCTGCCGACCGGCAGCACGCTGACGACGTCGAGCTTCACGATCCCGGTGACCATCAGCTCGGCGGTGATCTACGTGAACTGTGCGGCGGTGTACGCCGCGATCGGCCGGCCGCTGCGGATCGGTGAAGCCGGCTACGCACGGGATCTCGACGCCGACGGTGATGGCATCGCGTGCGAGGTCGACCCGACGTACAGCAACATCCCGTGGAACGGCGTCACCACCACCCGCACCGCGTACGTCTACCCGACCTCGACCACCAGCGCCGCCGCCGTGGTCCTGGCCCGGACCGGTGCGCCGGTGGCGTCCTGGCTCATCTGGGGGGCGGGGCTGCTGCTGGTCGGCGGGTTCCTCGTGGTGGTCGTGAGCCGACCCAACCGACGGGCCTGA
- a CDS encoding MerR family transcriptional regulator produces MPTTDSGTPAAAVAVYAISVAAELSGLSIQALRLYERRGLLTPERTGGRTRRYSDADVARLRRIGELLLAGLNLAGIERVLALESDNDDLRAENATLAARLRRLRADTVRLASDNVALRASVAREAGAAS; encoded by the coding sequence GTGCCCACCACCGACAGTGGAACGCCCGCGGCGGCGGTCGCGGTCTACGCGATCTCGGTGGCGGCCGAGCTGTCCGGCCTGAGCATCCAGGCGCTGCGGTTGTACGAACGGCGGGGGCTGCTGACGCCGGAGCGCACCGGCGGTCGGACGCGCCGCTACAGCGACGCCGACGTCGCCCGGCTCCGGCGGATCGGTGAGCTGCTGCTGGCGGGGCTGAACCTGGCCGGGATCGAGCGGGTGCTGGCCCTGGAGTCCGACAACGACGACCTGCGGGCCGAGAACGCGACGCTGGCCGCGCGGCTCCGGCGGCTGCGGGCCGACACGGTCCGCCTCGCGTCGGACAACGTCGCGTTGCGTGCGTCGGTGGCCCGGGAGGCCGGTGCGGCGTCCTGA